The following are encoded in a window of Prevotella melaninogenica genomic DNA:
- a CDS encoding glycosyltransferase family 2 protein — MISIITPVYQAEKYLENLINSIINQTYHDWELLLIDDGSTDGSAEICDCYAHKDNRIRVFHKANGGVASARNQAMDMAKGDYLAFADSDDWVEPNWLEQLYTIAKEQEADIVVSDYYEEYPQKTIMRSKDDDSIIVLNRKETLLLTFQNKIACYLWSMLIRRDIAQERFAPYRAFEDYATVFAWMRHVNKAVMLHTPLYHYRQSANSCLHNNMKQNLIDWINATITRYELIKGTPFMQENTSQINAAYICSLVKGVKDVVRSPYDNKFKQSLLKKVSVEIKSIQLSSPYKLLGLKYFLRYRLLCQSTDLFKFIVEKTAVFSFHQNNRKDNLYS; from the coding sequence ATGATAAGTATAATAACTCCTGTTTATCAAGCTGAGAAGTATTTAGAAAATCTGATTAACTCCATTATTAATCAGACATATCATGATTGGGAATTGCTGTTGATAGATGATGGTAGCACAGATGGATCGGCAGAAATTTGCGATTGTTATGCTCATAAAGATAATAGAATACGTGTCTTTCATAAAGCCAATGGAGGTGTCGCATCAGCACGTAATCAAGCTATGGATATGGCTAAAGGTGATTATTTAGCATTTGCTGATAGTGACGATTGGGTAGAGCCTAATTGGTTAGAACAGTTGTATACTATTGCAAAGGAGCAGGAGGCAGATATTGTTGTGTCCGATTACTATGAAGAATATCCTCAAAAGACCATTATGCGAAGTAAAGATGACGATTCTATAATTGTCTTAAATAGAAAAGAAACTTTACTTCTGACCTTTCAGAATAAGATAGCATGTTATCTGTGGTCAATGCTTATCCGAAGAGATATAGCACAAGAACGGTTTGCTCCTTATCGTGCATTTGAAGACTATGCTACTGTATTTGCTTGGATGCGTCATGTAAATAAAGCCGTAATGTTACATACGCCACTTTATCATTACAGGCAGTCTGCTAATAGTTGTCTTCATAACAATATGAAACAGAACTTAATAGACTGGATAAATGCGACAATCACACGTTATGAATTAATTAAAGGAACCCCTTTTATGCAAGAGAATACCTCTCAAATTAATGCTGCTTATATTTGTTCATTAGTGAAAGGCGTTAAAGATGTTGTGCGTTCTCCGTATGATAATAAGTTTAAACAAAGTTTATTGAAGAAAGTCTCCGTTGAAATTAAAAGTATTCAACTCTCTTCACCATATAAACTATTAGGCTTAAAATATTTCCTGCGCTATCGACTACTCTGTCAGAGTACAGACCTCTTTAAGTTTATTGTAGAGAAAACTGCTGTGTTTTCTTTTCATCAAAATAATAGAAAAGACAATTTATACTCATAA
- a CDS encoding glycosyltransferase family 2 protein, translated as MPKFSIIVPCYKEVFLKECIESILFQTYQDFELILVNDASPYNIRQIVDQFKDDRIRYYERKQGFGAKGLVQNWNDCLRYVRGEYVINMGDDDKLMPNCLSDYIDLMKKYPCLDIYHTRVAFIDEHGKTIRLQREATEYESVYAFMWACCYGRRSTFIGDFLYRTEALRAVGGYYPLDYAWNSDRISAFVVAKEKGLANTNKIGFKFRKSRYEISNDTSSSMDKVLLWERIEDWYRSFLSESMVSGEDKTIVERLQYRLRRFIDDAIVTDIYTDLKANKWHIGVWLKLCRREQFSFRVKRRIIGKFLHCLFK; from the coding sequence ATGCCTAAGTTCAGTATCATAGTTCCCTGTTATAAAGAAGTATTCCTAAAAGAATGTATAGAAAGCATTCTTTTCCAAACCTATCAAGACTTTGAACTTATCTTAGTAAACGATGCCTCACCTTATAATATAAGACAGATAGTGGATCAATTCAAGGATGATAGGATAAGATACTACGAGCGCAAACAAGGCTTTGGTGCTAAGGGGTTAGTGCAAAATTGGAATGATTGCCTACGATATGTGCGTGGAGAGTATGTTATAAATATGGGAGATGACGATAAGCTCATGCCCAATTGTTTGTCTGATTACATTGACTTGATGAAGAAATATCCGTGTCTTGACATCTATCACACGCGTGTTGCCTTCATTGATGAGCATGGAAAGACTATCCGATTACAGCGAGAGGCTACAGAGTACGAGTCGGTCTATGCTTTTATGTGGGCTTGTTGCTATGGTCGTCGCAGCACGTTCATTGGTGACTTCCTCTATCGTACGGAGGCTTTAAGGGCTGTTGGAGGCTATTATCCATTGGATTATGCATGGAACTCTGACCGTATATCGGCTTTTGTAGTGGCAAAAGAAAAGGGGTTAGCCAATACCAATAAGATTGGTTTCAAGTTTCGTAAGAGTAGATATGAAATATCAAATGATACATCATCTTCCATGGATAAAGTGCTTTTGTGGGAACGGATAGAGGATTGGTATCGCTCATTTCTCTCAGAATCAATGGTCTCTGGTGAAGATAAAACTATTGTTGAACGGCTGCAATACAGGCTTAGACGATTCATAGACGATGCCATTGTTACTGACATTTATACTGATTTGAAAGCAAATAAGTGGCACATCGGAGTGTGGCTGAAGTTGTGTCGTAGAGAGCAGTTCTCTTTCCGTGTGAAAAGAAGAATTATCGGTAAGTTCTTGCATTGCCTTTTCAAATGA
- a CDS encoding type II toxin-antitoxin system VapC family toxin yields MRSKYLLDTNICIELLHGRYHISDKIEEMGIEHCVLSEITIAELYYGAYNANLQKHFREINTLERLFDIVPVFNALSLFGKNKAILRRQGLLIDNFDLLIGSTAVAHNCVLVTDNVKHLSRIPDIEIENWISR; encoded by the coding sequence ATGAGAAGTAAGTATTTGTTGGATACCAATATCTGCATTGAATTATTGCATGGTCGTTATCATATCTCAGATAAAATAGAAGAGATGGGAATAGAGCATTGTGTGCTTTCTGAGATTACGATAGCAGAGCTTTATTATGGGGCTTATAATGCTAACCTACAGAAGCATTTCAGAGAAATTAATACTTTGGAGAGATTATTTGATATAGTTCCAGTATTTAATGCTCTATCATTGTTTGGTAAAAATAAGGCTATATTACGTAGGCAAGGTTTATTGATAGATAACTTTGACTTGCTGATAGGATCAACTGCAGTAGCACATAACTGTGTACTCGTTACGGATAATGTGAAACATTTAAGCAGGATTCCAGATATAGAAATAGAAAATTGGATAAGTAGATAA
- a CDS encoding LTA synthase family protein produces MYKNLTYLIKHSAVILVILFFVRICFAIAFVPMSIISNNLAVFPHLLFNVFRFDLQVVCYVLLLPTVLTFIFAAIRKSWTECVLSRFRRLYFSIISTLLLAISGIDMGFYDNFNSHINITFFDFFNEGPMGLIQTIWEEYHCVYEAIAFLLILSPVLLLIRRIELSKSSSRHPLHSTSRQRLSRFEITKLSVTILLYLTFLVIGLRGSVWRFPLQIEDTFVSNQKLLNDLVPNAIYMLKKAYKEKNNAFKIVKTDDLLHEYKFKSLQEALDLYTDGKVKMANNDTLRALQHALFEEVGDSLKQPQPNIVIIYSESWSNYLFNLQQKNAEMYFGLERHFKEDLLFRNFQSVQNGTVASLENLYVSTPFPRFFASTYRFKTLPTSIALPFKASNYTTTFMSGMDAAWENCAEALPHQQFDAVYDKFFLLKDYPHATYNSIGVYDEYLFQALLDKLNKPSKKRQMITVMTTTNHPPFEFPKDLKLPPLPDSFYGKKCFAEHNRKVLDKYLTGFRYYNKALNDFLNRFKASAAAKNTILIITGDHNVRVILNHDVIDKRYEHSVPLYVYLPPYLRKEAYNKLTKRWGSHDDILATLAPFAFRNTKYFKMGKNLLDTSVSDSTYYSANVDQIEAIPSYQKKAERLTAARNLLRLVYFTKVLH; encoded by the coding sequence ATGTATAAGAACTTAACATACCTAATAAAGCATTCCGCTGTAATCCTTGTTATCCTATTCTTCGTACGCATTTGCTTTGCTATTGCGTTCGTCCCGATGAGTATTATCAGCAATAATTTGGCTGTTTTTCCTCACTTACTCTTCAATGTCTTTCGCTTTGATTTGCAAGTAGTATGCTACGTGTTATTACTTCCTACGGTTCTAACTTTCATCTTTGCAGCCATTAGAAAATCATGGACAGAATGCGTGTTAAGTCGTTTCCGTAGGCTTTATTTCTCTATTATCAGCACTCTCTTACTGGCGATTAGCGGCATTGATATGGGCTTTTATGACAATTTCAATAGCCATATCAATATCACCTTCTTTGATTTCTTCAACGAAGGACCAATGGGTTTGATTCAAACTATATGGGAAGAATATCACTGTGTCTATGAGGCTATAGCTTTTCTTCTTATTCTTTCACCAGTCCTTCTACTTATCCGTAGAATTGAGTTGAGCAAGTCTTCCTCTCGTCACCCTCTCCATTCGACAAGCAGACAGCGACTTTCACGTTTCGAGATTACTAAACTATCAGTTACCATCCTATTATATTTAACCTTTTTAGTCATCGGTCTGCGTGGGTCAGTCTGGCGCTTCCCTTTACAGATAGAAGACACGTTTGTGTCAAACCAGAAACTGCTGAACGACCTTGTTCCAAATGCTATTTATATGTTGAAAAAGGCTTATAAAGAGAAGAACAACGCTTTCAAGATAGTAAAGACAGACGACTTACTGCATGAATATAAGTTCAAGAGTTTGCAGGAAGCCTTGGATTTATATACAGACGGAAAGGTGAAGATGGCGAATAACGACACACTAAGAGCACTGCAGCATGCTCTCTTTGAGGAAGTAGGTGACAGCTTGAAACAGCCTCAACCGAATATTGTAATCATTTATAGTGAGAGTTGGAGCAATTATCTGTTCAATCTCCAACAAAAGAATGCGGAGATGTATTTTGGTTTAGAGCGTCATTTCAAGGAAGACCTACTCTTCCGTAACTTTCAATCAGTGCAGAATGGTACAGTAGCTTCGCTTGAAAACCTCTATGTTTCTACCCCTTTTCCACGCTTCTTTGCCTCGACTTATCGATTCAAGACACTTCCTACATCAATTGCCTTACCTTTCAAAGCCAGCAATTACACAACAACATTCATGTCAGGAATGGATGCTGCGTGGGAGAACTGTGCTGAAGCATTGCCTCACCAGCAGTTTGATGCAGTCTATGATAAGTTCTTTCTCTTGAAAGACTATCCTCATGCGACTTATAATAGTATTGGTGTTTACGACGAATATCTCTTCCAAGCGTTGTTAGATAAGTTAAATAAACCATCAAAGAAACGGCAGATGATAACTGTGATGACGACGACAAATCATCCACCTTTTGAGTTCCCAAAGGACTTGAAACTTCCTCCTTTGCCCGATTCTTTCTATGGTAAGAAGTGTTTTGCAGAGCATAATCGTAAGGTTTTGGATAAGTATCTCACTGGATTCCGATATTATAATAAAGCACTGAACGACTTTCTCAATCGCTTCAAAGCCTCTGCAGCAGCAAAGAATACGATACTTATTATCACAGGTGACCATAACGTGCGCGTTATTCTTAATCATGATGTAATCGATAAGCGGTATGAACATTCCGTTCCGCTCTATGTCTATCTCCCACCTTACCTACGCAAGGAGGCTTATAACAAGCTAACTAAGCGATGGGGAAGTCATGATGATATCTTAGCGACATTAGCTCCTTTTGCTTTCCGCAATACAAAGTATTTCAAGATGGGTAAGAACCTCTTAGATACGTCCGTTTCGGACAGTACTTATTATAGTGCAAACGTTGATCAGATAGAAGCTATACCAAGCTATCAAAAGAAGGCTGAGCGACTTACGGCAGCCCGAAACCTACTGCGATTGGTTTATTTCACAAAGGTTTTACATTAA
- a CDS encoding ABC transporter ATP-binding protein — MKEFIHVLRRFIPPYKKYLVLSIIFNILSAFLNIFSFATLIPLLQILFKVDAGTGATRAMAWSEGSFKEVLSNNADYYTQIYITSWGPTTVLLAIGLILAFMTFLKTGAYFLSSASIIPIRTGVVRDIRNQLYEKITSLSLGFFSEERKGDIIARMSGDVQEVDNSIMSSIDMLFKNPVLIIIYFTTLLVISWQLTLFTLIFVPIFGWFMGFVGRKLKQNSMSAQKLWSDTMSQVEETLGGLRVIKAFCAEGMMNERFDKINSEYRSDIMRVNIRQQLAHPMSEFLGTVMIVVVLWFGGTLVLGESPIISGPTFIYYLVILYSILNPLKEFSRAGYNIPKGLASMERIDKILQAEVKIQDPEKPVHIDSFEHEIEFRNVSFAYTDGKDDEKNPELHWVLKNINLVIPKGKTVALVGQSGSGKSTLLDLIPRYYDVQEGEILIDGINIKDLGVHDLRQLIGNVNQEAILFNDSFKNNISFGVNATDEAIVEAAKIANAHEFIMHSERGYDTNIGDRGGRLSGGQRQRVSIARAILKNPPILILDEATSALDTESERLVQDALYKLMKTRTTIAVAHRLSTIKNSDEICVLHEGEIVERGTHDELMDIEGYYKKLHDMQEI, encoded by the coding sequence ATGAAGGAATTCATACACGTTTTACGCAGGTTCATACCACCCTATAAGAAGTATCTTGTGCTGTCAATTATTTTTAATATATTGTCAGCCTTTCTCAATATATTCTCCTTTGCTACCCTTATCCCACTCCTTCAGATTCTTTTTAAGGTAGATGCAGGAACGGGAGCAACGCGTGCAATGGCTTGGAGCGAAGGTTCTTTTAAGGAGGTACTATCGAACAATGCAGATTATTACACACAGATATACATCACCAGTTGGGGACCAACAACCGTCTTGTTGGCTATCGGTTTGATTCTTGCCTTTATGACTTTCCTAAAGACTGGTGCCTATTTCCTTTCTTCTGCATCAATCATTCCTATCCGAACAGGCGTAGTGCGTGATATTCGCAACCAACTCTATGAGAAGATAACATCTCTTTCTCTCGGCTTCTTTAGTGAGGAAAGAAAGGGAGACATCATTGCTCGCATGAGTGGTGACGTACAAGAGGTTGACAACTCCATCATGTCATCAATCGACATGCTCTTTAAGAATCCTGTTCTTATTATCATTTACTTTACCACACTGCTTGTTATCTCTTGGCAGTTGACCCTCTTCACGCTTATTTTCGTACCTATCTTCGGATGGTTTATGGGCTTTGTTGGTCGAAAGCTGAAGCAGAATAGTATGTCAGCGCAGAAGTTGTGGAGTGATACGATGAGTCAGGTGGAAGAGACCTTAGGCGGATTAAGAGTCATCAAAGCCTTCTGTGCTGAAGGAATGATGAATGAACGCTTTGATAAAATCAACTCAGAATACCGCAGCGACATCATGCGTGTGAACATTCGTCAGCAGTTAGCGCACCCGATGAGTGAGTTCCTTGGAACGGTCATGATAGTTGTCGTACTTTGGTTTGGTGGTACCCTTGTCTTGGGTGAATCACCAATTATCAGCGGTCCAACCTTCATCTACTATCTTGTTATCCTCTATAGTATTCTCAATCCATTGAAGGAATTCTCTCGTGCAGGCTACAATATCCCTAAAGGACTTGCCTCAATGGAGCGTATTGACAAAATTCTACAGGCAGAAGTGAAGATACAAGACCCTGAGAAACCAGTACATATTGATAGTTTCGAGCATGAGATAGAGTTCCGTAACGTCAGCTTTGCTTATACAGACGGTAAGGATGATGAGAAGAATCCAGAGCTACACTGGGTATTGAAGAATATCAACCTCGTTATTCCAAAGGGTAAGACTGTTGCTTTGGTAGGACAGAGCGGTAGCGGAAAGTCTACCTTGCTCGACCTCATCCCACGTTACTACGATGTGCAGGAAGGTGAGATTCTCATTGACGGAATCAATATTAAGGATTTAGGAGTACACGATCTTCGCCAGCTTATTGGTAATGTAAACCAAGAGGCAATCCTCTTCAACGATAGTTTCAAGAATAACATCTCTTTCGGTGTCAATGCTACAGACGAGGCAATAGTCGAAGCTGCGAAGATTGCCAACGCTCATGAGTTTATCATGCATAGTGAGCGAGGATACGACACAAACATCGGTGACCGTGGTGGACGCCTTTCTGGTGGACAGCGTCAGCGTGTAAGTATTGCGCGTGCTATCCTTAAGAACCCTCCAATCCTCATCCTCGATGAAGCAACATCAGCCCTCGATACAGAGAGTGAGCGTCTTGTACAGGATGCCCTTTATAAGCTTATGAAGACGCGTACGACCATAGCTGTGGCGCATCGCCTATCTACTATCAAGAATAGCGATGAGATTTGCGTACTGCACGAAGGTGAGATTGTAGAGCGAGGTACGCACGATGAGCTTATGGATATCGAAGGCTACTATAAGAAACTGCATGATATGCAGGAGATATAA
- a CDS encoding LTA synthase family protein yields MKGLLKTTFGSPIALVFNLLLAYAIFFVARLTYFFVNYSYFIDGLSASSLWMWVRGSLLFDTTAILYTHILYIVMMLLPLWRKENPVYHQVCKWVFMVVNALSLAINLADSVYFPFTLRRTTTSVFREFDNENNIAGILFHNAITHWYLFLIFILILWLANKLYVMPRTDYRSYQSLRQRLVYAAQLFICLAVAAVLTVAGCRGGLQSGVRPITISNANQYVERPTDCALVLNTPFALIRTIGKSDFSVPDYFPSLAAAREVYDPVYWMQYKEPNPASGVRLPNKKNIVILIVESFGREYIGAFNRDFFDGKYKGYTPNVDKLIDKSLVYRFSYCNGRKSIDGMPSILCSIPRFGEPFILTPASMNNYTGMPGLLSKWGYQTAFFHGANRGSMGFLAFANKIGFQHYYGRQDYDEDPRFGGDKDFDGNWGIWDEPFLQYYCAKMGEMKQPFMTALFTVSSHDPFVVPEKYKNIYKEEHLPIQKCIRYTDMAIGKFFESASKQPWFKNTIFVLTSDHTNQSDHEQYKTDIGGFCSPIIIYDPSGEIKPGRVDGVAQQIDIMPTLLFHIGYNSTPYLAFGKDLLHTPAKETWAVNYLNGIYQYIKYGYVLQWDGKQTKAIYRVTDALMKHNLLGHVPEQTKMERELKAIIYQYMYRMVHDKMHPTINNPEDQ; encoded by the coding sequence ATGAAGGGATTATTAAAAACAACATTTGGTTCGCCAATAGCATTAGTGTTCAACTTGCTATTGGCGTATGCCATTTTCTTTGTGGCACGATTGACATACTTCTTTGTCAATTACAGTTATTTCATTGATGGTCTTAGTGCTTCTTCGCTCTGGATGTGGGTAAGAGGAAGTCTTCTCTTTGATACAACAGCCATCCTTTATACGCATATTCTCTACATCGTGATGATGCTTTTGCCGCTATGGCGGAAAGAAAACCCTGTCTATCATCAGGTTTGTAAGTGGGTATTCATGGTTGTTAATGCCCTTTCCCTTGCTATCAACCTTGCTGACTCGGTTTATTTTCCATTCACACTGCGCCGTACAACGACCAGTGTGTTCCGTGAGTTCGATAATGAAAACAACATTGCTGGCATCTTGTTCCACAATGCTATTACACATTGGTACCTTTTCCTTATTTTTATTCTTATCCTGTGGCTTGCCAATAAGCTGTATGTTATGCCACGTACTGACTACCGCAGCTATCAGAGTCTGCGTCAACGGTTGGTTTATGCAGCACAACTATTCATATGCCTTGCCGTTGCTGCCGTCCTTACAGTGGCTGGTTGTCGAGGTGGACTACAGTCGGGTGTGCGTCCGATAACCATCAGCAACGCCAACCAGTACGTAGAACGTCCTACTGACTGCGCCTTGGTGCTCAACACCCCCTTTGCACTCATCCGCACGATAGGCAAGTCCGACTTCTCCGTTCCTGATTACTTCCCCTCTTTGGCAGCTGCCCGTGAGGTCTACGACCCTGTTTATTGGATGCAGTACAAGGAGCCTAATCCTGCTTCAGGCGTACGCCTTCCCAATAAGAAGAACATTGTTATTCTCATTGTTGAGAGTTTCGGGCGAGAGTATATCGGAGCCTTTAACCGCGATTTCTTCGATGGTAAATACAAGGGGTATACACCAAATGTTGACAAACTCATTGATAAAAGCCTCGTTTATCGCTTCTCTTATTGCAACGGACGTAAGAGTATTGATGGCATGCCATCAATACTCTGCAGTATTCCTCGCTTTGGAGAACCCTTCATTCTCACCCCCGCTTCAATGAACAACTACACTGGTATGCCTGGACTCCTTAGTAAATGGGGCTATCAAACAGCCTTCTTTCATGGTGCCAATCGTGGTTCTATGGGGTTCCTTGCATTTGCTAATAAGATTGGATTTCAGCACTACTATGGTCGACAAGACTATGACGAAGACCCTCGCTTTGGTGGGGATAAGGACTTCGATGGTAACTGGGGCATCTGGGACGAACCTTTCTTGCAGTATTACTGTGCGAAGATGGGCGAAATGAAACAGCCTTTTATGACGGCTCTCTTTACTGTCTCAAGTCACGACCCATTTGTTGTTCCGGAGAAATATAAGAACATCTATAAGGAGGAACACCTCCCTATCCAAAAGTGCATCCGCTATACCGACATGGCGATAGGCAAGTTCTTCGAGTCTGCAAGCAAGCAACCTTGGTTTAAGAATACTATCTTCGTCCTAACAAGCGACCATACCAACCAGAGCGATCATGAGCAGTATAAGACCGACATAGGTGGCTTCTGTTCACCTATTATTATATATGACCCATCTGGAGAGATAAAGCCAGGACGTGTAGATGGTGTGGCACAACAGATTGACATTATGCCAACACTACTCTTTCACATTGGCTATAACTCAACACCATACCTCGCTTTCGGTAAAGACCTACTACATACACCAGCGAAGGAGACTTGGGCTGTCAATTATCTGAACGGTATCTATCAATACATTAAGTATGGTTATGTACTCCAATGGGACGGTAAACAGACAAAAGCTATCTATCGAGTAACCGATGCACTGATGAAGCACAATCTTCTCGGACACGTGCCTGAGCAGACAAAGATGGAACGAGAACTGAAAGCTATCATCTATCAGTATATGTATCGTATGGTACACGATAAGATGCACCCAACGATTAATAACCCTGAAGATCAATGA
- a CDS encoding glycosyltransferase family 2 protein, whose product MNSTQHISVVINTYNAEEHLKVVLEAVKDFDEIVICDMESTDQTLDIARSYNCKIITFPKGNLRIVEPARQFAIDKASSPWVLVVDADEIVTPELRKYLYDTIQKDNRPDAIAIPRKNYFMGRIMHSSYPDYILRFLRRDKCSWPPVIHAAPKVDGRILKIPASRMDLAFEHLANDSVTNIIRKNNTYSDYEVPRRRKKNYGCMALIYRPMFRFFKSYFIKRGCLDGIPGLIHAVLDAEYQFYIVAKLLEEKHNKKG is encoded by the coding sequence ATGAATAGTACACAACATATTTCCGTAGTCATCAATACTTACAATGCAGAAGAACATCTTAAAGTCGTACTAGAAGCAGTAAAGGACTTTGACGAGATTGTCATTTGCGACATGGAAAGTACTGACCAGACCCTTGACATAGCACGTTCCTACAACTGTAAGATTATTACCTTTCCCAAAGGCAACCTACGCATTGTAGAACCGGCACGCCAGTTTGCCATCGATAAGGCAAGCTCGCCGTGGGTATTGGTGGTTGATGCAGACGAGATTGTTACTCCAGAACTACGCAAATACCTTTATGATACTATTCAGAAGGATAACCGCCCCGATGCTATTGCTATCCCACGAAAAAACTACTTCATGGGAAGAATAATGCACAGCAGCTATCCTGACTATATACTCCGCTTTCTCCGACGCGACAAATGCAGTTGGCCTCCAGTTATTCATGCAGCCCCTAAGGTAGACGGAAGAATCTTGAAGATTCCAGCATCACGCATGGATCTAGCTTTCGAACACCTTGCCAACGACAGTGTTACCAACATTATTAGAAAGAACAACACCTATTCTGACTACGAAGTCCCACGCCGTCGCAAAAAGAACTATGGCTGCATGGCACTCATCTATCGTCCTATGTTTCGCTTCTTTAAGTCTTATTTCATTAAACGAGGCTGTTTAGATGGTATTCCTGGACTGATTCATGCTGTGTTAGATGCAGAATACCAATTCTATATTGTAGCTAAACTCTTAGAAGAAAAGCATAATAAGAAAGGGTAA
- a CDS encoding lysophospholipid acyltransferase family protein yields the protein MKRALNKTLYIIAYGFWYLVALLPFPVLYLLSDGLYLLMSRVVKYRHKVIWTNLKNSFPEKTDDELRQIEQGFYRWFCDYIAETLKLMTMSKMQLMKRMTFTGTEELNRVLSEGKSAAVYLGHLGNWEWITSLPYWVNNTLCCQLYHPLENEYFDRLFKFVRERQGALCIPMQESLRKIIQFGRKGKPLIVGYISDQAPFWWSIHHWVQFMNQETPVLTGGERIVKHMSQVFVYGDVTRTRRGHYNCEFRIIREETKGLPDYEITDLYFKELEQSIRHQPEIYLWSHNRWKRTRARFDEYFEEIDGKVRLREGKEMIY from the coding sequence ATGAAAAGAGCCCTCAATAAGACCCTTTACATCATCGCTTACGGCTTCTGGTACCTGGTAGCTCTACTTCCTTTTCCAGTGCTGTATCTACTCTCCGATGGCCTTTATCTGCTAATGTCACGAGTAGTGAAGTATCGCCACAAGGTGATATGGACGAACCTCAAGAACAGCTTCCCAGAGAAAACAGATGACGAACTTCGTCAAATTGAGCAAGGCTTCTATCGCTGGTTCTGTGATTACATTGCTGAAACACTAAAGTTGATGACAATGAGTAAGATGCAACTGATGAAGCGTATGACCTTTACAGGTACAGAAGAACTGAACAGAGTGCTTTCTGAAGGCAAATCAGCTGCTGTTTACTTAGGACATTTAGGTAATTGGGAATGGATTACTTCACTCCCCTACTGGGTAAATAACACTTTATGCTGTCAGCTTTATCACCCATTGGAAAATGAATACTTTGACCGTCTTTTCAAGTTCGTACGCGAGCGTCAAGGTGCACTTTGTATTCCTATGCAAGAGTCGTTACGCAAGATTATACAATTCGGACGCAAAGGTAAGCCACTCATTGTGGGCTATATCTCGGACCAAGCACCCTTTTGGTGGAGCATTCATCATTGGGTTCAGTTTATGAATCAGGAGACCCCTGTACTCACGGGAGGGGAAAGAATCGTTAAACACATGAGCCAGGTCTTCGTCTATGGTGATGTGACCCGTACGCGTCGTGGGCATTATAACTGTGAGTTCCGCATCATTCGTGAAGAGACCAAAGGACTACCAGATTATGAAATCACCGACCTCTACTTCAAAGAGCTTGAGCAGTCAATTCGTCATCAACCAGAGATTTATCTCTGGAGTCACAACCGTTGGAAGCGTACACGCGCTCGCTTTGATGAATATTTTGAGGAGATTGATGGTAAGGTACGTCTACGTGAGGGCAAGGAAATGATTTATTAA